TGTATTAGAATCTATTTTAATTGGTTTATTTGATCTAATTGAATCAATTTTGTTAGAATCAATTTTATTAGAATCATTTTTTAGTGGTTCAAACAACTGAGGATTTGCCTTAATAAGGCTATCTGCTGTATTCTTAGCCGATTGAGCAGGACAAAACTTAATGCTTAATAAAATTACAAGAAAAAATATGTTGAAATACTTCATTATGATTTATTTGTTTCTTTTTAATTAGTTCAATAATCTTCTACAATAGAATTTCTCTTCGATTATTTTCTTAATAACCACCTTTTCAGAAAATAATTTTAATAATTTGTAATACTAATCAACTAATTTATTTCATTAACAAAGTGAGTTTAGCAACAGTTTCAATATGATAAGTCTGAGGGAACATATCTACAGGTTGAACATATTCAATTAAATACATATCCATTAGCAGTTCACAATCACGAGCTTGAGTTGTTGGGTTACAACTTATGTAAATTATTTTTTCTGGTGCAATTTTTTTTATCATATTGACTACATCTGTGTGCATACCTGCTCTGGGTGGATCAGTAAAAATAATATTTGGTTTTGGCAAATCAACCCTATTGATAAAGCTTCTGCAATCACTAGCAATAAACTTTGTATTAAAGTAATTATTTTTAATTGCACTCAAATCAGCATCCTTAATTGAGCCTTCGTTCTGCTCAACTCCTAATACAAATTTAGCTTTAGCAGCTATTGCTAAAGTTATTGTTCCAGCACCACAATATAGATCCCAAACAATATCTTCTGGTTGAATCTCCGCTGCTTCAATAGCTACTTTATAAAGTTGCTCTGCTTGTAGCGAATTTGTTTGAAAAAATGAAAATGGTGAAATATCAAACTCATTACCTGCAATTTTTTCAGTTATTATTCCATTTCCATAAAGGACTCTTGTTTCATTTGTAAATGCAATTTGTGCCTTTCCTCTATTAATACCTTGAACCAAGGTTGTAACTTCTGGAACATTTAGTTTTAACATATCTGAATACTCATAAATTAAATCATCTACTTCTTCACTAGTAACTATAATAACCATTGTCTCTTTTCTTGCAACAGAATGCCTAATACATAAATTTCTTAATATACCAGAATGTGAATGAGTATTATAAATTGAGGTGGAATTTTCTTTAAAGAACTTTTTACTGAAATTTAAAATTTTATTACTAACTTCCGATTGCAGGTAACAATTTAATACGTCAAGTACCCTATCATATCTACCTGGTGCATGTAATCCTAAAGCAAAATTTCTATCTAATATTTCTTCATCATTTGCTACTTCAATATCTGTTAACCATCTTTTATCTCCAAAGGAAAATTCCATTTTATTTCTATAAAAATACTCATTTTCACTTGACAAAGTTTCTTTCACAATAATATCTTTCAAATGACCGATTCTTTCAAATGAATCTATAACATGTTGTCGTTTCCATTCGATTTGAGAGCTATATGCAAAATTTTGCCATTTACATCCACCACAATCTCCAAAATGGGAACAAACAGGATCTACACGGTAAATTGATGGATTTATAATTTCAATAGCTTTTGCTTCTGCATAACTTTTTTTTACTTTTTTAAGAACAGCTTTTACCGTATCCCCTGGTACACATCCCGAAATAAATATCGTAAAACCATCTTCAGTTCTTCCAACACAAGAACCTTCAAAAGCAGCTTTGTTTGGAGTAATAACTATTTCATCTCCCTTTTTTGGTTTTGTATTTTTTTCTTCCATAATTTTATTAACTTTAATTTTTAATACATTTATTAAAAAAAAATCCCTGCAACTGTGTGCGTTGCAGGGATTATATTTCAATGATTAAATCTATTAATCAATTCTAAATCTTAGCATTGGTGAAACCATGAACATACTTCCAGTTTCCCAAGGTCTTTTATCTCCAAGAATTGTAGAAGAAAATTTACCTTCAATCAACAACCAATTTGGTATAACAGGAATAACACCACTAAAAGTTAAATTTCTGTTTGCAAGTTGAATTGAGGCACTAAATGGGAAACCTGACTGATTAAGATATTCAGTTTTAAAATAAAACCAATCTCCAAATTCTGTAGGATGAATCAAACCTGAATATACAACTGCATCAGCATATTCTGAACCACTTACTGGAATAGGTTTAGCTGGTAATGAACGAGTAATATGATAAACACCACGAGCAAAATCCTGATATGAAATTCCTAAACTCAATCTAACAAAATGCTCATAACCATCAATCCATTTTTCCCAAAATACATTACCTTGTACAATATTTTCTGCGAAATAACCAACTTGCCTTACAGTTGAACCAATTAATTGAGAAGACCTAGCATAATCAATACTTCCATCAATTGTTGAAGTGTCTTTCATTTTACCAGTTTCAATACCTAAAGCTAAACCAAAATCACCAGTTTCATAACTATTTTCAAATTTAGGAAAACGATACTCAAACTTAACAACTGGCTTAAGTCCATTATTTCCATTCAATAAACGAGCAGGTAAAAAGCTGGTGACTCCAGTTGGTTCTCCACCAGATTTGAACTTGTATGCTAATCCTAGAGATGCTTTAAAAACATCTGGAACACCTTTTGCTCTAAGTTCAGGATCGCTAAGAGGAACAATAGGGTAACTAATCATAGCTTTAGCTTCTCCACCAAACCAAAAAGGATAACCAATTTCATCACTTCCAATATAATGTTCTAATCTAAAACTAGAAGTACCAACCTGAACTACTTGCCTAGTTAGTGAAGCTGAAATAAACTGGCGAGCATTAACAGGATTCAAAACTGTTGGCATTCTTTCTTGATTTGTTTTTGTAGTAGGAATTTCAGGCTCTATGTCGCTTAGAGCATAACTTCTACTTAATAACTGTTGATATAAATCCTCACCAATAGTACCACGTATTTTTTGAGTTCCGGTAATAATAGCATTATTGTTTTCACCCATTCTGATTGTCAATAACTGTTGCTCTGCATTTGGTCTGGCAAATGTAGCAGAGACAGTAACAACATCAGTTTCGCGAACAGGAACTCCATCTAACTTGAATGCTTGAGCTATTTTTATTTTTAAATCTGCTTCAAGTACATTCCAACGAGGAAGTAATTTTTCGATATCAGGATCAAGACGGGTTAGGTCACTGATGTCCTCTTTTAATTCATCTTTTGTTGGTGTTTGAGCTAAAGCCTTATTCTGTATAGAAACTAAGGAGACAATAGCTATAATTACCAATGAGAAGATATTTTTAAGAACTAAATTTTTTGTTCTCATGTCTATAATATAAAAAGAGAGAGAGATTAATGTTACTAGTTAAAAACCTAAATTATTAAAATGATATTTCAAGCTCACACTAGGAGCAAAAATAGTTGAATTTTCCCATAAATGAGCTTCACGTGAAAGCACAGTTGCAAACTTTCCTTCAATTTTTAAATCTAATTGAGGGTTAACAATAAACTGAATCCAAGCATTAGAGAAAATTGATTCATCAAGATATTGAACAGAAACTCCCCATGGAATTTTTTTACCTCCTCTCATATATTCAATTTTACCAGATACTCCTCCTTTTGAAGTACTTTCAACTTTGTTCATTATGGTAGCATTTTTTGAAGCTCCTTTACTACTATCTGCGATTCTCTCATATGAATCTACACCATAGAATGAACCTCCAAATTTTAAACGGAAAACATGTGATCCTGATTCATCTGGAAAAAATCCGAATGAATAATATAACTGTCCAGCATATCTAATTAGATATCCTCTTTCAGACATTTTAAGCACTGAATCGTACGCTTTCCTGATTTGATCAGTATTAGAAGCACTAAAAGAGTAGGTTCCAAAAAAGTTAAACATACCTGAATTAGATATAAATGGAGTTGTAAAATCTCCACTCATTGCAAACCCAGTTCCACCTATAATTTTTTGTGGTGAGCCACCCAATCCACTTGTAGAAATTGAAGTATCACCAAAGCGAACCATTGGCAATACTAAACCTAATCTAATATTTTCGAGGATTGCACTTAAAGTAAATCTTCCACCCCAAATTGATGGGAAATTCATTTCATCTAAACCATTTTTTAGCTCAACACCCCATTGTAAATCTGGATTCTTTTTATCTTTTAAATCATAAGATCTTAAACCTAAAATCACATCAGTACCAACAGTAAATTCATAAGGATATTCTCCAGTACCAGGAACTTCTGCTCCAGCTAACTTATTTTTACTTACTCCAGAACCGCCAAATATTCCACCAGCATCACTAAATAAATCCTCCTCTTTCTTAACAGTGTCAGCCTCATCATCTTTCTTTTCTTTTCTTAGAGGTCTTCCTTCACTTACACTAATTAGTGCGTGAGGATATTCTTCTTCGTTAATTGAATTAGCTCTAACTTTTGTTCTAGGAGCAATCTGAACTTGAGCTAAATCTCTTAACAAAAACATTTGATTTGTTAAACTTGGGCTCCCTTCAGAAATACCAGATCTTAATTCATTATACATTCCAGTATCTGGTCCACCATTTGAATATAGATATTTGTACATATCCAATCCACCTTTAACATCCATAATACTAGCTTTATTAGAAACAGGGTCTATGTTAATACCCATAAAAGCAATTAATCTTGGATTAGATTTATTACGTGAACTAACGATATAGAATTCTTTTGGACGAGACTTACGTTTATTGATTACACCTTGAACTCTACCAATTAAATCTTGAAGTTCAGTTTCATCCATGTCTTCCTCATCACAGTTGCCATACTTATCGGCTAACATTTTCTTTTGTGCTTTTAAATCACGAGCACGGCTTACAACAGTGCGTAAACCATCAAACAAATCAGCCATTGCTTCGCCACAAAGTGCTCCACTTTTGCCTTTTTCATTTACATAATCTATGTCTGCTTTATCAACAGCATCCATACTTCTTATTAGACGACTTTTGTATTCGTCTTCTAATTTGTAAATCATGATATCTGCCCAAACTATATCATCTATAGAACGGATAAGATTTTTGATTCTACGGTCTAGTTTGACAAGTTCGCGCTCATCTCCTCCTTGTGCTTTTGCAGGCACATAGGATAAGGCAATGCCAACAAGCACTGCAAGTAAAGAGGCTAATTTCACATACCGAGATATTAAGTTTCTCATTGTTGGCTTTAGGAAATTATTTAAATTAATAATTATCTTTTAAAAAGAAAGAGAGAGAAAATTTCCCTTATCTATTTGTTATAAATCTATGCATTTAACAATTAAAATAAATTGAATTTGATTAATGCATAAATGTTTGTTATTCTAATATTACTTAATAGCTCTTACTGTTACAAAAGTAGTTCCTTGAGAGCTAACTCCACCACGTCCACGAATTGTAAATCCTATTTCAAATCTTTTACCTTGAAGTCCTGCAATATTTTTCTTAAATACTGCAATATCTGAAACAGTTCCACTTAATGTATAAATTCCACCATCACCTCCAACTAATCTGAATGTTAATCCGTAAGTTGAACATTCTGAACACCCAGCTTCTCCTTGAATTTCTGCTGGAACAGAATTATCTCCTAACCTTTGGCTTACAGTAATAGTTGTTACATCACTTGTAAGTTTTTTACTATTAATTACCCATTCAGCCTCAAATCCATCAGTCTGTTCTGGTGATGGGAAAACTATTTGGAAGTCCTTTGTAGGTTTAATAATAGATGAACCATTTTTATCATTTGTAAGTAAAGCTACCCATTTTGATTTATCAGCTACACCATTTGGTTTCCAATAAACTGTAGTTTTGACAGATTTAGTACTTTCTGTTACTTTCATATTTGCAGCTAATTCTGCTTCTTTAAATACAGTACCCTCTTGATTAAGTGCTTGTTCTCCATTTATTTCAACAACAGTTTGATAATGACTATTTGGAACATTACCACTCATCCATTCCGATGTTGGATTATACTTTCTACCAATAACAGCCCTATTACCTTTCCATCTATCTGGAGAATTTCTAAGAGTTGGTTTTTCAACCATAAGATATTTAGTAGCAGTTTGCGTTCCAGCTTTAGTAGAAGCAGTTGCAACAATAGGAGTAATACCTCCAGATTGTGGCTTATCAATAGTTGCATTATAAATCCCTGCACTCGCATCTAAAACTGTGAGAGTTGCACCTGATACATTTTTTGAGGAAGCATCCTTTGGACCTAACTTAACTTGAACTTCAAATGGTGCTGCATCATACCAGTAAGCTGTATCACGTGCCATTAATATCGCAGCAACTGGATCTTGTGGTTTTTGTATAGGAACTGGTGGTGGATTTTTAACCCTAATATTGAAAGATGTTGCACTTTGATTTTCTTCAAATTGATTTGCAGCATTAGGAGTTAAGAGCTTATCAATATATGAAATAACTGTTGCTCCACTTCCAGGAACACCTGCCTTATCACCTTGTTTTTCTATAAATCTTTTAGTTAATCTGAGTTGTTTAACAGCAAATTTAATATTCCCAACTCTAACAGTATCATTATCAGAAGGCTCTTGAGCCACTGTCATGATTTTATTTGTATTTGTATGGAACCTAAGTCTGTACCAACCTTGACCTTTAGTCGGTTTGAAGTTGACATTAAAAACTTTTATTCTTTTTCCTTTAGCCAACATATCTTGAGTTGCACTATCATTAATAGTAAAATAAGACTCAGGAGTTTCTGTTGGGATTGATGTTCCAGAAATTTGACGAGGTTGAGTATAACTTCCCACATCAGTCCCTAATTCCGAAAGTAAAATCTGTTGTCCCCCTTCAATATCAGTTGTGTCAGGACCTAAAGCACCTTCATCTAAATTTGGATTAGGAATTAATGATACGCTGTACTGCAATGATGAGATGTCATCTCCAGCTATTTCCTTACCATTAATAACCTGCTTTGCAGCAGGATCACCAACTGAAACGAAAATTTTATAATTTCTAGCCCATCCTTTTTGGTCTTTGGGTTCTAGAACTATTTCGTCCTTAGGTATGGTAGTGATACCAGTAGCACCATTACCAGTTTGAAGTTGCGAGAGAATAGTTTGAACAATCTCAATCGCTTCTTTTTGTTTACGACGCAAGCCTTCTTCCGCCTCGTCGCGTTCGATAAAGATAATAAGAAGTTCGAGAATTACGGCAAGATATAATACGAAATAAACCTTGCCTGCACCGCCTTTAGACATAAATTATACTACAAAAGTAGGAAATGGATAAATTTACTTTGGAATGCAAATACTTAGAGAAGAAAGCCGTTATACCCCACATACTAATAACATACATATAACCATTAGAATTAATTTCATTAGAAAAGGAGAAGCAAGATAAGTAAAATTTAATTTATTATTATTAAATTTTTTTTCAAAAAACTTTTTTTCCTCATTTAAAATATTCTATTATTTTATATAACATTAAAAAAAATTCTAGATCCAATTTATTTCAAAAATATATTCTGTTTATTTACTAAATTAAACCAATAATCAAATATAAAAAATTCATTTAAAAATGAATTATTGAAAGAATATTTATTTATTTCTTAATTATTTCTTAACATTTAAAAGTTTAAGTTAACCAAAGTTAAAAATTTTATACTATTTAACAAAGTAAATTTTTATTTATAAAATTATTTATTGGATTTATTTGTTGAATTTTATAGTTTAGTTTAACTAAATAAAATTATAATTATTAATCAAATTTAAATATTCAGAATATCAATTATAAATTTATTGTTTAAACCAATCAATATCAATTCCAACACCAAAAGAATTTGGAGCTCTTTTACTATTCCATATTTTATTGTTAGTTGGTTTTTCTGAATAGAATTTATCGCTGCTTTTTTTATCCCAATTATATTCATCGTCACCACCACTATCAATGAACAAACCAAAGGATTTCACATCATCACGCCAACCATTTTGAACTTCGTATTTTGTTGATGTACCTAAAGGTGGAGTATCAACCCAACCAAGTTGTTCACCAACAACCTCATAATTTAAATTGTATTCATCATTACCGCTTCTATCCCAAAATAAACCAATGCTGCATAAATCTGCGGAACCACCACAAACTGGTTTTAGGTAATATTTATCATTGCCATCTGCATCTATAGAAATACCAATTGAACCATCCCTAGCATGACCACAGTATTGATTTACAGCTTCTTTATATCCAATTGCATATTTGTCATTGCCTTTCAAATCTATCTTACAACCAATACCATAATGTGCTGCAGAACCGATTGAGTATTTTCCACTTCTGTAAGTATCATTCCCTTCCCTATCTTCAAGAATACCAATAGCCCACCAATAGCCACAACCTTGACTCCAGACTGGAGCACTATAATAATCATTCCCTTTTCCATCAACTAAAATTCCCCAACCACCAGCTAAGCTGTGTCCATCTCCAAAATCTGCACGTCTTCCATAACCACACCCTTGAGCCATTGAAACTGACTGACCTAAGTAAAGTGCTGAAATATTTCCGCTATCTCTAGCAATATATTTATCATCACCTTCAACATCAATAAGGCAACCAACACCTAAGGTTGAACCTAACCCTTGAGATTGTTGAGAACAAGTGTAGATATCATTTCCAGAGATATCACACAATATAGCTGCTCCAATATGAGCTGCACCTTCACCCCAAAGTGAATCAACTGTATAATTATCATCACCAGAAAAATCAAATAATGTCCCAACTCCAAACCAAGATGAGCCCAACCCTGACTCTTTTATATGGTAAATATCGTTACCTTTCAAATCTATTACAGCACCTATTCCAAACAATCCACAACCAAAAGAACAAGGTTTATCTGTTGAATTATATGTATCATTCCCATCAAAATCAATAATCAAACTTGTAGGTTTTGTAATTCCAGCTGAAACACCTAATCTCCCAGAATATTTATCATTTCCACCAATATCAATAATTGCAATACTCTCTTCATCATCAATTAAATCGTTATTCCCACCATAAATTACAATATTACCTTCTGGGGTTGGTATATCAACTTTCTCCATTTTTGGCTGACCTTTCAAAAATTGTTTAGACTCTTTAAATTCATTTATTGCATATTGAATTTGATTATAGAAATATGTTGAAGCAAACATTAAATACTTTCTATCGGTTTTACGAATTAAATCAAATACACGTGAATCGGTAACTGCTGACTGACCAAGATGTTCTTCCCCCCATGGTGCTGAAGCAAATAAATAATAATAATCAATTGGATTTCCTCGTGGCGCATCAAGTGATAATTGTTCAAGAGGAATTGCTTTTAATAACCATTTATTAGTTTCAACTATACAAGTAGAAATTCTAATCAAAAGAATTTTAAGGTTATCTGGTAACAATAAAAATTCAATTTTTGCTGATAATAATTTTGATTTATCACGTTGCCCCTCGGCAATATATTTGTTAAATGCCTCTTCTGGAGAATTGCAAGTACGATTCTTTTCATCTTTTGCAAACCATAGTGAATCTATTTGAACAGCCATACCACGTCCAGATGAAACATCAGTTAAACTCAATGCTCTTTGAACAATAGCTGACATACTTTTACAGCTATCTAAAAGTAAAGTTGTTATTCCACCACTACTCCGAGGTATATTTCTTGCATTTCTAAAAGCTCTCCAAATTGATGGGAGTACAAATTCATCAGGAGAAAAATTCATCATTTCATCGTATGAATAACCTAATTGTTTTCCGTTTATCTCAAATCTTTTAATTGCTTCATCCCATAATGTATCTGGAATAGAAAGGCTATTTCTATCTTTTAAAAATTCATGTTGTTGAGATAAAGAATTTTTAAATGATATTATTGAAACAAATAAAATGATAATTAGACCTTTCATAAAAAATTTTCAATTTAATAATTATTTATACAAACTTACATCTTTAAATAATATTTATTATTTATTAATACTTCAGAGTGAATTATTGATTTGAACCCAATCAAAAATAAAAAAGGAGTAAGCGTGTACTTACTCCTTTTATTAAATGATATTGGTTGAAATTTATTACTTTTTAATAACAAATTTTTGGACTTCAATAAATTTATTATTTCTAAAGGTACAAATATAATTCCCTTGAGGTAAGCCATTACTATTTATAACTGCACTATATTTACCAAAAGAAATTGAAGTTTTTCCATCGAATATTACAAACACTTTTTCTCCTAATAAGTTTGAAATAAAACAATCTGGTTTTCCATCCTCAAAAAATTCCATTTCAATTTTGATAATATTATTATTCTCTATAACTTTTAATTTATTGGCACCACCATTATAATTTAGCTTAGTAATATTACATTTGCCATTAACTGAAACATTCCCATTATCACCTGTAACAACTGGTTTAACCCAAAATATTGAATCACTAGTAAACTTTATTGGAGAAATACCCATGTAAGATAAATTTGAATCTGGCACTGCAACAGCAAATCTCATTTCAGCAATTTCACCAGTAGTTACATTTTCACAATCTTCCATTATTACTTCAATCCCATTTTGTTTTTCTGAAACTAAAGGTGCTCTCCCAAATTTTGTTTTAATACCTAAATACTGCAATGCTCTTTTGTTATATTCAAAGAAATATTTTAAATCAATAGGAGATTGAGGCAAATCTTTATCAACAATTACTTTTTGTAATACTGTATCTGCAATAGTTCCATAAAGAGTATCAGAAGGTGCGAAACTCATTTTCATAGGAAACGGAGGAGCATAACCTATACTGAAGATCCTACCTGAAGTATTAATTGAACATGGAAAATTTGATAATGCTGTCATTGTTGTATCATAAACTTCTTCAATATATGGACAGAACCTGAC
Above is a window of Chlorobiota bacterium DNA encoding:
- the rlmD gene encoding 23S rRNA (uracil(1939)-C(5))-methyltransferase RlmD encodes the protein MEEKNTKPKKGDEIVITPNKAAFEGSCVGRTEDGFTIFISGCVPGDTVKAVLKKVKKSYAEAKAIEIINPSIYRVDPVCSHFGDCGGCKWQNFAYSSQIEWKRQHVIDSFERIGHLKDIIVKETLSSENEYFYRNKMEFSFGDKRWLTDIEVANDEEILDRNFALGLHAPGRYDRVLDVLNCYLQSEVSNKILNFSKKFFKENSTSIYNTHSHSGILRNLCIRHSVARKETMVIIVTSEEVDDLIYEYSDMLKLNVPEVTTLVQGINRGKAQIAFTNETRVLYGNGIITEKIAGNEFDISPFSFFQTNSLQAEQLYKVAIEAAEIQPEDIVWDLYCGAGTITLAIAAKAKFVLGVEQNEGSIKDADLSAIKNNYFNTKFIASDCRSFINRVDLPKPNIIFTDPPRAGMHTDVVNMIKKIAPEKIIYISCNPTTQARDCELLMDMYLIEYVQPVDMFPQTYHIETVAKLTLLMK